One stretch of Fretibacterium sp. OH1220_COT-178 DNA includes these proteins:
- a CDS encoding Synerg-CTERM sorting domain-containing protein has translation MRRGNKSVRGLLLCVLAVLALCAPAGAYTKSYLYEDGGAWCNVRIATDWSGQAYFMLYDAAGTTSHLYTVPADFSGRKEDLNLAKPFMTIPGRARFLKITTDRDASYVYYTLAGDSTHLYRLPLKRGYTGQPEVRDFTLGDSAFVFAGFSLAKDPDQVLLVSKASAQREVTIGLFSFSQWSVSGSKSPIRTWTCTLPAERHFEPLNEWDVGYTTVYEASTGKVWLSVKQTDTVVRKECYKWFFHADIGTGGGLRAFDPAAEVPGWNEDKNFKELLIGSYQRSVGWTNEPVVNRDFVKFTVYNVGTGGRMTISDQTDTWTDQQAREFWSGGKGTYSQRGHFVDARGRLYVIYNSVGAEGKFDFVRILCLSPASSASVAPPLLPKDAGPQPADAVVLTALPFSGPDGYVAVGSRWEVYAKAGSGRSASGGFAIRNVDGREPVYKGSNTDGSPSHKVAQALPAGDYEWRMSYDYRTGSEGAMVRASPWSEMGSLTVTASTKPAPAPGGKDGGGGCDAGLAGLALLLVAPLLLRRR, from the coding sequence ATGCGAAGAGGAAACAAAAGTGTAAGGGGCTTGCTCCTGTGCGTATTGGCGGTCCTGGCGCTGTGCGCTCCGGCCGGGGCCTACACGAAAAGCTATCTCTACGAGGACGGCGGAGCGTGGTGCAATGTCCGGATCGCCACGGACTGGAGCGGCCAAGCCTACTTCATGCTGTACGACGCGGCGGGGACGACCTCGCACCTCTACACGGTGCCGGCGGACTTCTCCGGGCGCAAGGAGGACCTGAACCTCGCCAAGCCCTTCATGACGATCCCGGGGCGGGCGCGATTCTTGAAGATCACGACGGACAGGGACGCCTCCTACGTCTACTACACGCTGGCCGGCGACAGCACGCACCTCTATCGCCTGCCGCTGAAGCGCGGCTATACCGGTCAGCCGGAGGTGCGGGACTTCACGCTGGGAGACAGCGCCTTTGTCTTTGCGGGCTTCTCCCTGGCCAAGGACCCGGACCAGGTCTTGCTGGTGTCGAAGGCGTCCGCGCAGCGGGAGGTGACGATCGGGCTTTTCTCCTTCAGTCAGTGGAGTGTCTCGGGCTCCAAGAGCCCCATCCGCACCTGGACCTGCACTCTGCCGGCGGAGCGTCACTTCGAGCCCCTCAATGAGTGGGATGTGGGGTATACCACCGTCTACGAGGCCAGCACCGGCAAGGTGTGGCTCTCCGTTAAGCAGACCGATACGGTGGTGAGAAAGGAGTGTTACAAATGGTTTTTCCACGCGGACATCGGAACGGGTGGCGGCCTTCGGGCCTTTGACCCTGCGGCCGAAGTCCCCGGATGGAACGAGGACAAGAACTTCAAGGAGCTGCTGATCGGGTCTTACCAAAGGAGCGTCGGCTGGACCAACGAGCCGGTTGTCAACCGTGATTTCGTCAAGTTCACCGTGTACAACGTCGGGACGGGAGGGCGGATGACGATCTCCGACCAGACGGACACCTGGACGGATCAGCAGGCCCGGGAGTTCTGGAGCGGAGGAAAAGGTACTTACTCGCAAAGAGGCCACTTCGTCGACGCCCGGGGCAGGTTGTATGTGATCTACAACTCCGTGGGAGCAGAAGGCAAGTTCGATTTCGTCCGCATCCTCTGTCTCTCCCCCGCGAGTTCCGCCTCCGTCGCGCCGCCCCTCCTCCCGAAGGATGCCGGGCCGCAGCCCGCAGACGCCGTCGTCCTGACCGCCCTGCCGTTCTCGGGTCCGGACGGCTATGTGGCGGTGGGCAGCCGGTGGGAGGTTTACGCGAAGGCGGGTTCGGGCCGGAGCGCCTCCGGGGGCTTCGCCATCCGCAACGTCGACGGCCGTGAACCGGTCTACAAGGGAAGCAACACGGACGGCTCGCCGAGCCACAAGGTGGCGCAGGCTCTGCCCGCAGGGGACTACGAGTGGCGCATGAGCTACGACTACCGCACCGGCAGCGAGGGCGCCATGGTCCGAGCCAGCCCGTGGTCCGAGATGGGGTCCCTGACGGTGACCGCCTCCACGAAGCCCGCTCCTGCTCCGGGCGGCAAAGATGGCGGCGGCGGGTGCGACGCCGGGCTTGCAGGCCTGGCCCTCCTGTTGGTGGCTCCGCTGCTCCTGAGGCGGCGTTAG
- a CDS encoding SPFH domain-containing protein yields the protein MALLQIVEFRQDLDPSDIFAWRYVDPENPRRSDELGNWTQLIVQESQEAILFRDGQALDRFGPGRYTLSTDNIPILRKLLNLPTGGESPFKASVWFVNKVHVLDIKWGTAHPLQLKDPEYKIPIPVRAYGQFGVRVEDARKFLVKLVGTRDRLDRATLVASFKGLILNRIGDLIASYLVKKKINVFEVSAYLGEMADESVERLKPVFEDYGISVVNFYVGSVNVPEDDPAVVDIRKAMSERARMEVVGYDYRQMRSFDAMEKLAESGASGASPMMGAGLGLGMGMGAGGAFGRMAGQMAQELNAAPAAPVPQPPACPHCGNPCREGTRFCTVCGKPLASVCPKCSATVERGARFCPECGAALQRTCVCGAALESGSAFCPNCGKRVE from the coding sequence ATGGCCCTCCTCCAAATCGTGGAGTTTCGGCAGGACCTCGATCCTTCGGATATCTTCGCGTGGCGCTACGTGGATCCCGAAAACCCGAGGCGCAGCGACGAGCTGGGCAACTGGACCCAGCTGATCGTCCAGGAGTCGCAGGAGGCGATCCTGTTCCGCGACGGTCAGGCCCTCGACCGTTTCGGCCCGGGGCGCTACACGCTCTCGACGGACAACATCCCTATCCTGAGAAAGCTCCTGAACCTTCCGACCGGAGGGGAATCCCCCTTCAAGGCGTCGGTCTGGTTCGTCAACAAAGTCCACGTGCTGGACATCAAGTGGGGCACGGCACACCCGCTCCAGCTCAAGGACCCGGAGTACAAGATCCCCATACCCGTCCGTGCCTACGGCCAGTTCGGGGTGCGTGTCGAGGACGCGCGAAAGTTCCTGGTGAAGCTCGTCGGCACGAGGGATCGCCTCGACCGCGCGACGCTGGTCGCCTCCTTCAAAGGGCTGATCCTGAACCGCATCGGGGACCTCATCGCCTCCTACCTTGTGAAGAAAAAGATCAACGTCTTCGAGGTCAGCGCGTACCTTGGCGAGATGGCGGACGAGAGCGTCGAGCGCCTGAAACCCGTCTTCGAGGATTACGGGATTTCTGTCGTGAATTTCTACGTCGGCTCCGTCAACGTGCCGGAGGACGACCCGGCCGTCGTGGACATCCGAAAGGCCATGTCGGAGAGGGCACGGATGGAGGTCGTCGGTTATGACTATCGGCAGATGCGGTCGTTCGACGCGATGGAGAAGCTGGCCGAGTCCGGCGCCTCCGGGGCCTCCCCGATGATGGGAGCCGGCCTTGGATTGGGCATGGGCATGGGAGCCGGGGGCGCGTTCGGGCGGATGGCGGGACAGATGGCTCAGGAGCTGAACGCGGCTCCTGCGGCACCCGTCCCGCAGCCTCCAGCCTGTCCGCACTGTGGGAATCCCTGCAGGGAAGGCACGCGCTTCTGCACCGTCTGCGGCAAGCCCCTCGCGTCCGTCTGCCCCAAGTGCAGCGCCACGGTGGAGCGCGGCGCCAGGTTCTGCCCTGAGTGCGGTGCGGCGCTGCAAAGGACCTGTGTCTGCGGGGCCGCTTTGGAGTCCGGATCGGCGTTTTGTCCAAACTGTGGAAAGAGGGTGGAATGA
- a CDS encoding zinc ribbon domain-containing protein, which translates to MPNCQKCGASLPAGATVCEYCDSVLEVPRASVGGPAGSVGVPADSLAEGAPQFKRGSIAVMLLCTVLSLGFYISLWYFLRRESLKALNPEQSKRTNTLINSFIGVHGAYLALLFTPDAAEVAFLMWLVVAGMNFYMSFFVRGLLRAHAERTSPGNAVNASIAASLLWTFLFSIFYLQTQIDRMIDLGLLKAQV; encoded by the coding sequence ATGCCCAACTGTCAGAAGTGCGGTGCGTCGCTCCCGGCGGGAGCGACCGTGTGCGAGTATTGCGATTCCGTGTTGGAGGTTCCGCGTGCCTCCGTCGGGGGGCCGGCAGGATCGGTCGGTGTGCCCGCGGACTCTCTGGCGGAGGGGGCTCCTCAATTCAAGCGCGGCTCCATTGCCGTGATGCTTCTGTGCACCGTTTTATCGCTGGGGTTCTACATCAGCCTCTGGTATTTTCTGCGCCGCGAATCCCTCAAGGCTCTCAATCCGGAACAGTCCAAACGGACGAACACGCTTATCAACAGTTTTATCGGCGTCCATGGAGCCTACCTCGCCCTGTTGTTCACCCCGGATGCTGCGGAGGTCGCGTTTCTCATGTGGCTGGTCGTCGCCGGGATGAACTTCTACATGTCCTTCTTCGTCCGCGGGCTGCTCCGTGCCCATGCCGAGCGTACGTCCCCCGGCAACGCCGTCAATGCGTCCATAGCGGCCTCGCTCCTCTGGACGTTCCTGTTCAGCATCTTCTACCTGCAAACGCAGATAGATCGGATGATCGACCTGGGCCTCCTCAAGGCACAGGTGTAG